One Glycine max cultivar Williams 82 chromosome 1, Glycine_max_v4.0, whole genome shotgun sequence genomic window, ATATTTGAGTTTCATACAGTAAAGGTTTGCAATTTAGTATTGATTGATGAgctgaaatttcaattattggaggataatataaaaaaatgtctaaaGATTTGTAGCCTGTAGGTGATAATTGACCGTGACTTTGGATTAagttataaatgtaaaaaataaattttatgtgaaATTGATTTTGCAGTCTTGACGCAATTGGGGATCGTCTCCCATTTAATTAAGAGTAAAAATATATCCATAGGTAAAGCCTATGGTGACAGATTATTAACTGTAACTGTATGCCCCCTCAAAGTTGACGCCTAAAACATCCGTAGGACAAAGTCCTTTATACATATACCTATGGATTTTGGACTTTTAATGATAGTTTTTGTCAGTAAGTATAAGTCATTTTCCTTGTAGTGTAAgccttctttttttaattaattcgatTGTCATCATTTCTATTTATTCCAGTAGCATTATTAATTAGCAATGTGacattaaatgttttaaatgaaatataaataaatttattttaattattttctataattattattgattattgTGTTTGTTATGCCATACAAATAACAAGAAATTAGTATAATTTGATTAAACTATCATTTTCtactaattaataaaagattGTCTCTAATTCATTTATGTAATTAGACTAAAATTGGaaaaaaccattttaatttatgttatgcATTGCTACCAAAAttggtttaaaaataaaacttagcCCACACGTCTTTATGTTTACAACACTTATGGCTTTTACATTTGCATGATCATTATAGTTTAATTCGgacattatatattttgaattattatatgCTTAAAGTTATAAGATTGCGTGTTTAGGAGTGGCCATGGCTTCCTAAGCAATGTAATAAAGGAATTATTATTTTGTCCTAGAGGAAAATACTAATTAGTAAAGatcaaatatgatatttttgtacCCATAAGCATGATTTATTGTAGTGTTTGTACATAAAGTTTGTAAATTCTATGCATGTTTTTGCACCTCTGGCCATAGGAAGGTTTCAGtttacttgtttaatttttatttgtagcaTTAATGTATGCATTTCTTATATTTCAGTTATTCCTACAAATTTTCTAGAGTCAGGAATCCTAATGTTGATTGGTGATAATTTTGCTTTGGAAGGATCAAATTCTTTTGACCTTGGGGTGTATGGAATTGGACTTGGCACTACATGTGGATGAACCACCCATTCCCACGGTAGAAAGTGCTCAAGTACATAAGGAAAACTATGAGTGGTGGGAGCGATCTAATCACTTGAGTTTGATGCTCATAAAGTCTTGTATAAGCAAAAGCATAAAGGATCTATTCCTGAAAGCGATAAGCTTAAGACTTATATGAATGCTATTGAGGAGCAGTTTGTTAGCTTCAATAAGTCCATGGTCAGCACCCTAATGAAAAAGCTTTCAAGCATGAAGTATGATAATATCAAGGGTGTGCATGAGCACATTATGGAAATGAGGGATACCATTGCTAAACTAAAATCCCttgaaattaagataaaaaagttAGTGGGAGTGGAAATACTTAACATGTGGAATTTgaagaaataacaaaatcacCTATGAAAGAAATAGAGTTGActaatattcaaaataataaacatgATATTATTGAACATCAACCAACTCATCAAGAACCACATGTGGAGGACATGCCACATAAGTAACCCATTAACATAGAACCTATTGATAAAACAATAGGAATAAGGAGATCTACAAGAAATAGAAAGACATTGATTTCTAGTGACTATATTGTGTACCTTCAAGAATCTGCCTTTGATGCCAATTGTatcgtccccaaaataatgactggtttaatagtaatgatttaattaacaaaaaccatggtaatttttttttcttctttttctttttcatttctttctcttttcaccaaaacaaggtttcgaaggaaaatcctcactatagagtcctgaatggccagttcacaactctattcggagtcatttctttctcaccgctcataatctctaaactattttgctttttcaaaagaaagaatgtaccagccattactttaggtcgtcacgtgaaaataaaagaataaaatacggtcgataaactcttttacaaataaagttgctaacgctttcttttcaaataacaagatcgatcataaatgcattcatcatttaaagctgtccaaaatatgggagttcaacaaaatatatagtgtcatccagagcaaaggtgtccatagtggtggcttcagccacatgtatacaatcatcaaattcctatacatcaggtctacccatacaaaaacaaaagagtaaacctaacagtcagtcctagatacacccaccctaaaaaatacacaaaactaatccaaggagctgtccactccaccgtgcgctgaagcgtccgtgcaggttcatctggatgcaccaaagaagtagccgtgaatcgaatggtgccccgaaattggcacctcgtgttgccttcgagggtctcccaagctccctctaggcactccatctctactcgatcacggattagctatgccgccatcacgatctacaagaaagaagagaaaggggtagactctttcacaagaatctaactgtgCTGCACACAATTTGTCTCATAACcattacatgcaagtaaaaaaggtatcttaaggcttttcatctttggtaatcgattacacagccttggtaatcgattaccagaggctaaacttgaattacacagcctcaggacatgaaatatgcaaaagtgcactgtgtaatcgattacacatacctggtaatcgattaccagtgacccatccctctgtgtaatcgattacacaggctggtaatcgattaccagaggcctccacaatgtTCCAGTCccctttctaagcctggtaatcgattacacccccttggtaatcgattaccagaagccctcatggcttcctgacctcgttttcaagcctggtaatggATTACACCccgttggtaatcgattaccagagaccatcttagcctcctgtcttcaattttaagccttgtaatcgattaccaacccttggtaatcgattaccagagaccatatctcacatatcaatcaagtttcacagctggccagccaccacaagcctccttgctttgtggtctttgttccttttatctgttgactgccaggagctcgcctgtttaggtacatcacaggttctcactgaccgactatgcccggggtgggtcgggattggtcaagcttggttttgggcaatagcaccccacctgacgtccccaaggtctcctgacccccgcgacatatctccaggtaccactctgtggtcaacaataaaagcaggaagtttcacccttcaacacttcctcatctcaagcttgtaggattatggggtacccatcacatgtggtactaggtggcggtcgggcgatggtgcacaacaagttttccacatccacaatgcgcgcataaacccaccatcccctgttgcccacctccatctgagctcacgtactcccacgtagcccatatcctcgtttctctcaacaccgggtccccatcaatcctcccaagcttccacaacatccaatcaaaacaacattcaaacagcacaagctatcacagccaagcaaaataaggcaaaggcagaaaactctgctcaacacacctaccaaaatcacaacttttctcacttaaagaccccagtaacaattccttcgatccaattcgttaaccgttggatcgactccaaaattttattggaagtctatagtacataagcctacattgtgaccgttgggatctactagcaaacatccagaactcattctgcactactctttccacaaccagcaaaaacatagcatttttctgcacttgtgcaaaatcctgctgcacaatttcacagcaaaaatctgcacaaagtgcagatttcgaaattcACACTTCCTCCCATCCAATCTTActcaaatcaattcctacaagtcccaaatcatgtatcaatcatgtctaaaccaaagtcaagcttcaaaccacagcaacacaaaatctaggtgtccaaaacccctcattttaatggattttcaaggtttgaaaagtgaaattgagaaataggtaaatttgaagcaaactctcacctcacacaagtacataacatcaatctaaacttgctcaaactgaatttacacctaaaattccaccgaatcaaaatttgactcttcaacacccaattttgccctagaaatggctctttgttcactttggtcatttgtttttccctctagcacagcctaacctttctcacatgtcctaaatgacatttcaagctaggattaactcattttaacctccatttaccacagaattcagacttaaccttccaactctcaaagcctcactctttttccactcataacaccacattctcactttccaaccctaggttaactctacatttcatctctaacagttttccataggcaatttcagcatataaacaccacaaacatcatcacaaaaaccctaaaacagaatgggtatgtctaactcatccaaacatggcagtttcaacaagctttcaacaaatgtcttcacaaataatcatcacacagcagaaaactaacaaaactacccatcatatctcccaaaaccccatacccacgaaaatcaaaggagaaagaagtccacccaaacctgaaatttcgaagtcccacttgtagccacgcacttcacgactccaaaaacgccctcctttcacgatttggagcagaaatgatggccaaaggttgaagctttgttggggtttcaatggagaatgaagaagaagaaaatggcaacgtgagggagagagagagctgtctgaaaaagtgtgggggctgagtgaagagagagaaaagctttttggttttaaataaaagggtttttctctttttctattattttatttaagcaatgccacatgtctccatttgagtggagcaagaagggcccactttctctttttgactgtgacccatactcagtcacaaaagtgagaaaaatctgacctttgaaacgctaaaatcctgcctcggtttgcgtgtcgtttctctgattccagtttctcgcgtttctctgcgtccgtcggggccagttttcgaaagtaatcaatatatatatcaaaacgcttagaataaaaccccgagcgtggttcagaggttggtttcgttaaattctaagtcgcacgcaaaacgatgatttttaaactaattaattaagaattaacccacaacctcccagttatggatttctcttccttaattagcctaactcgcgtatcttgcccccactattcctacttctaccaagaacatataggcatatacactgaataatacttatatatatataatcattcaaaatacatcgtttccaaaaattccgggtagaaatttccaggatgttacaccAGACTTAAGGATGATCTTGTTACGCTTTCACAAGCCATGAGTAGAGATGATTCTAAATTATGGTATGAagccatgaaagaagaaatggaaTCTATGACTAAAAATCAAGTTTGGGATCTAGTAGAATTACCAAAGGGACTCTCTATAGTAggttgtaaatggatttttaaaACCAAGAGATACTTAAAAGGTAATGTTGAAAGAtataaagctagacttgtagcCAAAAGCTTTACTCAAAAATAGGGTATTGATTTTCATGAAACTTTTTCTCCTGTCTCTAAGAAGGATTCATTTAGGATAATCATGGCCttagtagctcattttgatctagaactacatcaaatggatgtgaaaacaacaTTCTTAAATGGAGATCTTGAAGAAGAAGTGTACATGGCTCAACCTATGGGatttgaaagcaaaaaaggTAGTCATTTAGTTTGCAAGCTTAGAAGATCTATATATTGACTAAAACAAGCATCCCACCAATGGTATATAAAGTTTCATGGTGTGGTCTCCAAATACGGATTTGTGGAAAATGTTGTAGACCAATGCATATACCTTAAAGTCAGTGGGAGTAAGTTTATTTTCTTAGCTCTATATGTATATGACATTTTACTTGCAAGCAATGACTTAGGTCTTTTGCATGACACTAAATTTTTCCTCTCacaactttgatatgaaggatatgggtgaaGCTTCCTATGTCATTGGCATAGAAATTCATAGAGATAGATCTCTGAGGACATTGGGATTATCTCAAAAGGCCTACatagaaaaagttttgaaaagaTTTAATATGCAAATTGTTCATCAATTGTCGCACCTATAGTTAAAGGGGAAAAATTTAGTCTCAATCACAAGCTATTTCTTGGAGTAGCAAAAAGCAAACAATTGTTACATCATCCACTATGGAAATAGAATTTATTGGTTGCTACAAAGCTACATCACAAGCTAAATGGTTGAAGAATTTTCTGGTCTTAAAGTTGTAAACTCTATTGAAAGaccattgaaaatattttgcgATAATTAAGTTGCAATATTCTTCTCAAAGAATAATAATAGTGGAAGCCGAATTAAGCATACAGAAATTAAGTTTCTAGTTGTTAGAGAAGACTTCAACAAAGAATTAATATCTATCAAGGACATAGACACAAAATCCATGATTATTTATCCATCAACAAAAGAATTGCCAGCTAAAGTGTTTCAGAATCATGTAATTCATATGGGTCTTActagttaataataatatttgtcttttcttttatatggCATTGGGCACATTAAGTTAGTCATGAAAGGATTCAGATTGAAACAATAAAGTTAGGATCCTATATTTCACTAAGAAAGGGTTACATATTGTAATTCATGGAAGGAAAtgttaaatctaaaatataaccGCCATGGTTCatgtgtaattaatttttagtgacAATATCAAGTTTAACTTAACAAGTTTTGGTGATCATATttgtttatcaaaataaaaattatattagtagtatatgagccaagtgggagaatgttagcaTATAACCATTATGTGGcttataaacaaaatttaagtaGTTGTTACaaggtttttattttgtattattggCTTTTTGATGGAGGATTCAAATAATAAAGCAATAGTTACGTTTTGGATTTTAAGAAAGGGTCCCTTGCCTTGGTTATATAAAGCCTATGATGCTCCATTGATCCACACACCTTTAGAAGGGCTAAGGCTAGAAGATCTCTTTATTCTCTTTCTTTATTCTGTGAGTGTATTAAGAGTCTTAAGTTCTTGTTTCTTTTGCTTGTAATAACAATGGTTGGAAATGGGGGTATGCTTTTGCTCTAtactctttaatttattttatgtctaaGAGTGTATTTTATTCTTACTCTGGATCAAGGACCAATGGCAAAGTaatgaatatattttgatattcaTCATAAGAGGTCTAACATGATTTGCTTATTTCTTTATGTTGTCAGATGTTGATACATGTTGGGTTAGGGTTTCATTTGGGTCCTACTTGTGAGATTTGTATAATGCTTCaatgttttgcttttttttttttttatcttgtttgatGTTGAAACAAGTGAAGTTAGGGTTTCTTTTTGGGTTTTGTTTGTGGGGTTTGTGACTAAGAAAGATGAATTAACTTATGATATAGGAGGTGGAAGTAAGCATGCATGGTACTAAACAACTATTGCACAAGAAATGCATTAAGGAATAATGACTAAATAAGCTtcagttttgtaatttttttctcttgcataTCATTTAGGGCCTACTTGTTTTCTCCTTATTCATGATAGTTCATTCAAGAAACTTGATCAAGCTTCAAAATCCTAAGAGCTATAaagttatatgaaaaaaatattataactctAGATATATACAACACCTAAAAAAGCAATTGTAACTCTATAagagttcaaaaaaaaattatttggattAAGAATTCATTAAGTGATAAAAATCATGTTCGTCACATAAAAGTGATATGAATGTTTACACTTTGATCAAACATTGATTTCTTTCTTATCTTTAATTGTCACTAATTAACATCCTACGGAAAAAATGGTAAACTCAATGTTTTACATGAtttataattctttatttatgaTCACTAACTTTATCAATCTATGACTGCGtgtgcttttataaaaaaaattgaaataaaatattttcttactaaaatcttgaaatattaatttttttttaaaaagtttgatttgtcctgataaatatttttacataaacacgaattcaaaaatcaaattttcatttttttataattttattttacataaactCTTCATTTGTTACATCTCTTTAAGTctgtaaataaagaaaatattgagtagttactattattttacaattatgATATTCTTAACTGCTCGcgattttttcttcaaaaagaaaatggaaatatATTGCTCTATAATTAACCAATAAGACACACAGGAAACGGATCCCTTCTGCCACCAGCCTCTAGGGGCACCTCgtgattcttaaaaaataatatttcacgTGTGGCGGTGGAAATCTGAGGATAAGGCTTCCCATGGTAGTATGACTTTTTGATGGTAGCAACaagtatgattttatttttcttttggcatGTACAAAACTGTGATCCGAAAAATGCGCTGAAATGGCGCACAATTTCAGTTTATTGATGTACGATTATCTTTTGGTCTTAATGGATGTGTACTGCAAATATGgtttgttatttacttgtttcctttagcttttgtttatttttctgtttaattacttaaaacaacttttaaaattcatttgtaTTTGTGTGTTTCGTTTCCTTAatcttaaataagattttgagtttggatgtataaatgaaaaaaataattaaaaaaagaaatattacatATTAACTAAGTTTTTCGATATGATAGAGATTAGTTATTTTAGTAGAATTGAAAGGAGAAATCTTACCGGCCAACCAGGCTTGGTGAAGTGGGTGATAAAGAAGCACTcatggatgaaaataaaattaaaaaaaataagatttgaaaaaacaacaacaacaaaatgatagagaaataagaaaaataaaaaaataggaaaagatATTTTGAGCTATCAAAATCacattttaaatcttttaaaggATATGTTATGGCTTAATTCATGACAGGATTGGaatccaaaataatttttgtatatattagagatccaatctaaattttttttactaaacacccaaaacaagatttattattctttttttagggCTTTACCCTGAAAGGAAACCCTTCCACCATTTCTCAAAGGCCTAGGTTTGGATGTTTGGAAATAGTTTTCAACCAGCAGCAGTTAGAACCTAACTAGTTAGAACCTAACTAGTTGTGTCATTGTCCCATTTTCGTAgacctaaaatatattttaacctaaatatttttaatataaaattactattttactcttaattaaataaaatactaaatacttaaaattaattttccaacTTTCAATAGAGAATTAACAAAAGTATTTTAACTAAATTCTAATACTTTCAATCTTAGTTCAAATTTTTGTTCCAGCAGTTACAATTTTACCCTTGTAACAATTTCAACTAACAAAAGTATTTTAACTAAATTCTAATACTTTCAATCTTAGTTCAAATTTTTGTTCCAGCAGTTACAATTTTACCCTTGTAACAATTTCAACCTAAACATTACATGTACATCAAAAATTGAAAGAGGACTAGTGAAACCATTTCACAGTATCACACTACACACTGATCACAGTGCACAAACGTGaataacaaaaaatggaaacaagaacaatttcttaatcaaccattttaaaaaaaaaaagtaaaataaaacactAGCTAGTTACGGTGGATTGCATAATGTGTCTGGATAGCAGTGAGAGTAAGCGCCGTAGCAGCAGCAAGCACCGCTATCACTCTCCACCCGTTAGGCATATAATCTCGTCTCAACAACCCATATGCGCCTCTGCATTTGTACCAAATCCATGTTAGAACGCGTCTGAAAATATGCCCCAAGACTTTCCTGGTTTTCCTCGCACGATCTACAGTTGTTGGGTATGAGTTCAATTCGTTAATCACCTGACGAAACCAGGAATCCATATCAATCTCATGATCAATCTCAGCATCAGGAACTCCCTCTGTGATTTTACGAAGCATATTCATCAAATCTTCGTTGCTCATTGATTCATGTACCTCTATAACATGTCTATCCTTAAGCAGTTTAAGGTCGTGGACCGAACAAATCAAACTCTGAACGAACCaagcataaaaaatgaaatgacaagtaAATCTGGCCTTTTTCCCTCGCTGTTTCTCTAGGGTGATTCTGTTCACCTCCCACGCAATCAAGTTCCGCCACTTTGCTTCCGTGGTTTCAGTAATATGCAGCTGCGGGATTTCTAGTATTCCTTTCTCTTTGCTGAACGTTATCTTCAAGTCAAACCTTGCCTCACTTGCCCTCCTTGATTCTGAGGTAACTCCTTCTGGAGGTTTGATTTTAATCCCAGCTGCTTCAAGCCTCGTAGCGCATCGCGATAGTTTTCGTTGACCATGACTAGTATTCGCATCCTTTTTACTCCGTGTACCAATTGCTGAAGCATTGTTCTCCACAGAAGCATTGGCATTCTGCTTTGCAACCTTGTCAGTCGGTATATCAATTGCCGAAGCATTGTTCACTTCGTTGTTCTCCACAGCAGCATTGGCATTCTGCTTCGTTGCTTTATCTTGTTCTTTTTCCTTATCTATGAACGAGTGAACAAGTTCAAGAAAATGAAAGCCTTTTAACTCGGAAGAATAGGAGGAGCCCAGAGTAGAGTAATCATAGCCCAAGATAGAAAGCGCATGCTCACGTATCAATCTGATGCCATCATTATCATCCTTTGTAAGATTCTCGGGAAAAAGTGTGGTAAACAACTTACCCAGAACGATGAGAGGGATCTGGTTCTCGAGCATAATCAAATCCGACAACACCTTTTCCCTTTGTATGACTTCAATTCCGGAACTAAGACCATCCAATTGGCTCTCAAGTTTTTCATTCAGTTCCGGTGATCCACTAATTAGAAGCTCCAACAGAAAACAACCGTCCAACACCATAATTTTCGCGAGGTCGTTGCGGTTGAGCTTAAGGTCATCGACATTGTAGCTACCGCGAACTATTTCATCCAACTTCAGCATAGCTTTGCCACAATTGAGCAAAACTTGATCGAGCTTATTGATATCAACATTTTTGCATCGATAGAGGAGATAGAGCATGCAGCGTAGCTTGATCTCTTCCATGTATAGTAGGTCCGTTCTCTTTCCCTTGTGGAGGGGTCCCACGGAGACCACGTGTGGCGTGTAAGCTTCCTCTTTGGATCTCCGAAGTTGCTCCGGAACAAGGGTGATGCTACATGCTTCCGCTTTTTTGTGATCCAGACAACCCAGAATTATTGACAAAGAATGAACCCATTGGTTCAAACCGGAATTTTCGGCTTCGCCGCCCATAATCCGCAATTTGACCAAAATGATGGAGGCTAATTGTTGAAATGAGAAAGGGAAGTATCTTGGTCGATAATTAGACGAGGGAAACCCTCTGGATCAAGAATAAAAGGTACAAGAATACAAGAGAAAGGGgtaaaatcaaaaggaagagaTAGAGAATCACTGACAATTTCACTGCGGCTCAGGCTGCTCTCTTCCCACACAATAACCTTCCTTTAAATAGAGATAAAAGGCATTAATCTGcattgtttatatatttattttataaaactatatagttttaattttttttcttctttaagaaACTAGAGCATTCTCCACAAGGAATATATAAGGTGAATTTGATGAGGTGAATTTGatggttaaaaaaagaaaggttAAATTATTGACAAAGAATGAACTTATTGATTATTCATCTAGtctttataatttcataatttcaatatgcttagtttttttatttttataatttgaaagtgatttttttagttctatAATGTAGTTGACATTTTAATTCTTGTTTAGTCTCAATagttttgaaaatgatttgtttaatctttataatttgtattttaatttttttttaatccatataatttgaaagtgatatttttagtccctatactttatattttaattccttttagtctttataatcaaatatgagtaatattatcaattacaattaactataaaaatattagtaaataattcataattaatttatcttaagataatttgtaacaaaaaataattaataattaataactaatttatagctaattatttttatatattttttttgtaatgaggACTATAAgctaattaaaatacaaattataaggattacaaatattactttcaaactatagggattaaaagataattaaaatacaaatcataagaactaaaaagaacatttttaaACTACAGGActgaaagagaattaaaatataaattataaaaacaaaaaatcacttttaaactataggaactaaaaaaataacaatcatcaaataaacctaaatcaataatttttagaaaaaagtaaaacaagaccgtgaattcaatttttcttgttaataaaactaatattttaataactaacatttattgattaaaaaaaaaaacctctccAAAGTGTGAAGCCACACGTTACTCTATTGcccacactactaaaaaaacagctttctacatcgcccaattaacatcggttatagctaaaaccgatgttaacgaaagcgcgatgacatttttgtaaataagtagacttagttaacatcggtttttccaaaaccgatgttagtatgccattgttaacatcggttttgtaaaaaatgatgttatcgagtcgatgttaacatcggttttattataaccgatgttacgtagttgatgttaacatcggttaattataaaaaaccgatgttgttatc contains:
- the LOC106798398 gene encoding UPF0481 protein At3g47200, with the translated sequence MGGEAENSGLNQWVHSLSIILGCLDHKKAEACSITLVPEQLRRSKEEAYTPHVVSVGPLHKGKRTDLLYMEEIKLRCMLYLLYRCKNVDINKLDQVLLNCGKAMLKLDEIVRGSYNVDDLKLNRNDLAKIMVLDGCFLLELLISGSPELNEKLESQLDGLSSGIEVIQREKVLSDLIMLENQIPLIVLGKLFTTLFPENLTKDDNDGIRLIREHALSILGYDYSTLGSSYSSELKGFHFLELVHSFIDKEKEQDKATKQNANAAVENNEVNNASAIDIPTDKVAKQNANASVENNASAIGTRSKKDANTSHGQRKLSRCATRLEAAGIKIKPPEGVTSESRRASEARFDLKITFSKEKGILEIPQLHITETTEAKWRNLIAWEVNRITLEKQRGKKARFTCHFIFYAWFVQSLICSVHDLKLLKDRHVIEVHESMSNEDLMNMLRKITEGVPDAEIDHEIDMDSWFRQVINELNSYPTTVDRARKTRKVLGHIFRRVLTWIWYKCRGAYGLLRRDYMPNGWRVIAVLAAATALTLTAIQTHYAIHRN